A genomic stretch from Candidatus Poribacteria bacterium includes:
- a CDS encoding DUF58 domain-containing protein produces the protein MDLSPDLLRRLSTFRLNVIRRFSGSMRGRRRSPHKGVGMEFADYRIYVPGDELRYLDWRVYARLDRLYLRQFTLEERVDVYLMIDISGSMGFGKFEMAASIAAGTAHVALSNYDFVWMIPFNNRILPPRRFSSARGAIDLMRRLSDLKPGGDTDLFRSLAQFVRRSPRPGLLFLISDLLDPKGFSEPLKYLLYNRFEVNVIQVLASEELNPRLSGELRLVDVETGEAREITADEENLSEYRRRVGRFLRDIERFCEERHIRYLLAETGKPLEKVLIEDLRKVRIFL, from the coding sequence ATGGATCTATCCCCCGACCTTCTGAGACGACTTTCGACCTTCCGGCTCAATGTCATTCGCAGGTTCAGCGGCTCGATGAGAGGGCGGCGACGTAGCCCTCACAAAGGGGTGGGAATGGAGTTCGCAGATTACAGGATATACGTTCCGGGGGATGAGCTGAGATATCTGGATTGGAGGGTCTATGCCAGGCTCGATAGACTCTACCTCAGACAATTCACCTTGGAGGAAAGGGTGGATGTCTACCTGATGATAGATATCAGCGGTTCTATGGGATTCGGCAAATTTGAGATGGCGGCCTCGATCGCCGCCGGAACAGCGCACGTAGCGCTTTCCAACTATGACTTCGTCTGGATGATACCCTTCAACAATCGTATCTTGCCCCCGCGAAGGTTCTCCTCCGCTCGAGGTGCTATAGACTTGATGAGAAGGCTTTCCGATTTAAAACCCGGCGGGGATACGGACCTGTTTCGCTCCCTCGCTCAATTCGTCCGCCGTTCCCCGCGTCCTGGTCTACTCTTCCTCATCTCGGATCTGCTGGATCCGAAGGGCTTCTCCGAGCCACTGAAATACCTGCTTTACAACAGGTTCGAGGTGAACGTCATTCAAGTGCTGGCGTCAGAGGAGTTAAATCCCCGCCTATCGGGTGAGCTGAGGCTGGTGGATGTGGAAACAGGCGAGGCAAGGGAGATAACCGCTGACGAGGAGAACCTGAGCGAATACCGGCGTCGGGTTGGGAGGTTTCTCCGAGATATTGAGCGATTCTGCGAAGAGAGACATATAAGATATCTCCTCGCCGAGACGGGAAAACCTCTGGAGAAAGTATTGATCGAAGATCTGCGAAAGGTAAGGATCTTTTTATAA
- a CDS encoding ADP-ribosylglycohydrolase family protein, translating to MGKVILSWEDYWDKVYGCWMGKNCGGTLGAPMEGRKEILDLDWYPRLEEGGIPNDDLEMQLIWLEAMEKEGFDLDAQKLAEYWLNHIFYNWDEYGLNKTNLKKGLRPPVSGVFNNWFKNSMGCPIRSEIWACLAPGCPNLAARYAYQDAIVDHAGGESVYGEMFFAAVESAAFLISDREKLLDIGLSMIPPECRTAQAVQDTRKWFSENPDWKEIRGKILDKYGHPNVTDSVQNIAFTVLGWLAGEGDFGRSICTAVNCGYDTDCTGATLGAILGIILGRKGLPEKWTKPLGDEIATNESWGGLQNFTAPTNLQELTDRTCNMGRKLLTYFDAPVLIGERTDLSELSSLIFGPDDTVKSLWHKDPYQVEFSLNSLNVTLDYLGSPALRADIPKMVSVKLQNPNPVPLKLKAKLMAPKGFKVRPAGEEMISIPPGGEVWLGYELMVKPSKLEISNRAMLNIELSDRPAPEVIPIVLVGASKWLIVGPFPDDGSSLENLLPPEEEFDIDGVWKGIDGRMVSWEEIWFEENQLDLEPIFNGRPGVILMRHYLYSPDDREARIGFPTNGNVRVRLNGREIIRADDPSHIPRPNYGGYPPYYVNTNLKVGWNLIEVKLARGDKPVEAHFILCDVGLVPGFADILESRFPWD from the coding sequence ATGGGAAAGGTGATTCTTTCATGGGAGGATTATTGGGATAAGGTCTATGGATGTTGGATGGGTAAGAATTGCGGAGGCACCCTCGGGGCGCCGATGGAGGGAAGAAAAGAGATCCTCGACCTGGACTGGTATCCCAGACTCGAGGAGGGAGGCATACCGAACGACGACCTGGAGATGCAGCTCATATGGCTTGAGGCGATGGAGAAGGAGGGATTCGACCTGGATGCTCAGAAACTGGCCGAGTATTGGCTCAATCATATCTTCTATAACTGGGATGAATATGGGCTGAACAAGACGAATCTCAAAAAGGGACTTAGACCGCCGGTCTCGGGCGTTTTCAACAACTGGTTCAAGAACAGCATGGGCTGTCCGATACGATCTGAGATCTGGGCCTGCCTCGCGCCCGGATGCCCAAACCTAGCGGCGAGATACGCATATCAGGACGCCATCGTGGACCACGCCGGAGGGGAAAGCGTCTACGGCGAGATGTTCTTCGCAGCCGTTGAAAGCGCCGCTTTCCTCATATCGGATAGAGAAAAACTGCTCGATATCGGGCTGAGCATGATACCTCCAGAGTGCCGCACCGCTCAGGCCGTCCAGGACACCAGAAAATGGTTCTCCGAAAATCCGGATTGGAAGGAGATCAGAGGGAAGATACTGGATAAATACGGTCACCCCAACGTCACCGATTCCGTTCAGAACATCGCCTTCACGGTCTTGGGATGGCTGGCTGGGGAGGGGGATTTCGGCAGATCGATATGCACGGCGGTCAACTGCGGATACGATACGGACTGCACAGGAGCCACGTTGGGGGCTATATTAGGCATAATCCTAGGCAGAAAAGGTCTTCCGGAGAAATGGACGAAACCACTGGGGGATGAGATCGCCACCAACGAGTCATGGGGGGGACTTCAGAACTTTACCGCACCGACGAACCTTCAGGAACTGACCGATAGGACGTGCAACATGGGTAGAAAGCTGCTTACCTATTTCGATGCCCCCGTCCTCATAGGCGAGAGGACCGATCTGAGCGAGCTGAGCTCCCTTATCTTCGGTCCGGATGACACGGTCAAATCGCTGTGGCATAAGGACCCCTATCAGGTGGAGTTCAGCCTCAACTCGCTGAACGTCACCCTTGACTATCTGGGTTCCCCAGCCCTGAGGGCCGATATCCCCAAAATGGTCAGCGTGAAACTCCAAAATCCCAACCCCGTTCCCCTGAAGCTGAAGGCCAAGCTGATGGCGCCAAAGGGATTTAAGGTCCGCCCGGCCGGGGAGGAAATGATCTCCATCCCACCCGGGGGAGAGGTATGGCTGGGATATGAGCTTATGGTTAAGCCATCAAAGCTGGAGATAAGCAACAGGGCGATGCTCAACATCGAGCTATCAGATCGTCCTGCTCCTGAGGTGATCCCGATCGTCCTGGTGGGCGCATCGAAATGGCTGATTGTCGGCCCGTTCCCCGATGACGGTTCCTCGCTCGAGAACCTCCTTCCGCCGGAGGAGGAGTTCGATATCGACGGCGTGTGGAAGGGGATCGACGGAAGGATGGTCTCATGGGAGGAGATCTGGTTCGAGGAGAACCAGCTCGATCTGGAGCCGATCTTCAACGGCAGACCCGGCGTGATATTGATGAGACATTATCTCTATTCGCCCGATGATAGGGAGGCCAGGATCGGTTTCCCGACCAACGGCAACGTCAGGGTTAGGCTGAACGGGAGGGAGATAATTCGGGCGGACGATCCGAGCCATATACCCCGTCCCAACTACGGCGGATATCCTCCATATTATGTGAACACAAACCTGAAGGTCGGTTGGAACCTGATCGAGGTTAAGCTGGCCAGGGGGGATAAACCCGTGGAGGCCCATTTCATCCTCTGTGATGTCGGACTTGTGCCCGGATTCGCCGATATATTGGAGTCGAGATTCCCCTGGGATTAG